In Stomoxys calcitrans chromosome 2, idStoCalc2.1, whole genome shotgun sequence, the following proteins share a genomic window:
- the LOC131994916 gene encoding uncharacterized protein LOC131994916 yields MVLTRQGSRQQSEMENDVPVSTSGADTRPMAENTAVTASTAIHSSAALTTTTTSSIAPHVSSDVSFNSDVLNNTVISPAFASQTAQGIRRDFRRENMEFQMEPGYGDGIHEMIASVGVAQAQLMRSVEEIMQLGSALNQRMDSVRHSIPPIAALQPPPSMPRPDVHVRAEHQGMPPPPRFDQARESGQWPGFRNPPPLTGPGTANRPAPNNNAYIHERFNRDVTQPPEAFYWQSSQNTPYSYIPSPGPRMDLQKWGIKFDGSGKTMDAEDFVFRVESMRQDYVYPFEALVKNFPQLLDGTALDWYWQQRGIAPFQSWDDLKNAFLCQFRRFESEFQIQKRIMDRRQQPQESFEDFFNAVVKLRNQQRFPYSERDLVEIMKGNLKSALAALIFPIKLRGLNHFRQEVKRAESMLANQRQAYQQRSFQAPRVHELYYEEANMETVHEAVNLEVDALKDTTKYTCWNCRKSGHSYIECPVPMGRVFCFRCGKEGVVTPKCPKCQGNLTRSAPRTAEARSTQTEIPQQ; encoded by the coding sequence ATGGTATTGACCAGGCAAGGAAGTAGGCAACAGTCGGAGATGGAGAACGACGTTCCAGTTTCCACATCGGGAGCAGACACTCGTCCGATGGCAGAAAACACCGCTGTGACCGCTTCGACCGCAATCCATAGCAGCGCCGCTCTAACCACCACGACAACATCGTCTATAGCACCACATGTATCAAGTGACGTGTCATTTAATTCTGATGTCCTAAACAATACAGTGATTTCACCCGCCTTCGCTAGCCAGACAGCGCAAGGCATACGCAGAGACTTCCGAAGAGAGAACATGGAGTTCCAGATGGAACCAGGATATGGTGATGGCATACACGAAATGATCGCATCCGTTGGCGTAGCTCAAGCGCAGTTGATGAGGAGCGTGGAGGAAATAATGCAATTGGGGAGTGCATTAAACCAGCGAATGGATAGTGTAAGGCACAGTATTCCGCCCATAGCGGCACTTCAGCCTCCTCCGAGTATGCCTAGACCAGATGTTCACGTCAGAGCAGAGCACCAAGGTATGCCGCCACCACCAAGATTTGACCAAGCTAGGGAGTCCGGCCAGTGGCCAGGTTTCCGCAATCCACCACCTTTGACGGGGCCAGGAACAGCAAATAGGCCAGCACCCAACAACAATGCTTATATACATGAGCGCTTCAATCGCGATGTAACGCAACCACCGGAAGCTTTTTACTGGCAGTCTTCACAAAATACGCCTTATTCATATATACCATCCCCAGGTCCAAGAATGGATTTGCAGAAATGGGGAATAAAGTTTGACGGCAGCGGCAAAACGATGGATGCCGAAGACTTCGTGTTCCGAGTAGAATCAATGAGGCAGGATTATGTATATCCTTTCGAAGCGTTGGTTAAGAATTTTCCACAACTGCTAGATGGAACCGCTTTAGATTGGTACTGGCAGCAGCGAGGAATTGCGCCTTTCCAAAGCTGGGATGATCTGAAAAATGCCTTTTTGTGCCAATTTAGACGATTCGAGAGCGAATTTCAGATTCAAAAAAGAATTATGGACCGCCGTCAACAACCACAAGAATCTTTTGAAGATTTCTTCAATGCTGTTGTGAAACTTAGGAATCAGCAGAGATTTCCGTATTCTGAACGTGACCTAGTGGAGATAATGAAAGGCAATTTGAAATCTGCCTTGGCAGCTCTGATTTTTCCCATAAAACTCCGTGGCTTGAACCACTTCAGACAGGAAGTAAAGCGTGCAGAAAGCATGTTAGCTAACCAGCGGCAAGCCTACCAACAAAGGTCTTTTCAAGCTCCAAGAGTGCATGAGCTCTACTACGAAGAAGCAAATATGGAGACGGTGCATGAAGCGGTGAACCTAGAGGTGGACGCCTTGAAAGACACTACCAAATACACCTGCTGGAATTGTCGgaagtcgggtcacagctacatAGAGTGTCCTGTACCCATGGGTCGAGTTTTCTGCTTTCGATGTGGTAAAGAGGGAGTTGTTACACCAAAGTGTCCTAAGTGTCAGGGAAACTTGACACGGAGCGCGCCTCGTACTGCGGAAGCGCGTTCCACACAGACAGAGATCCCGCAGCAGTAA
- the LOC106089269 gene encoding equilibrative nucleoside transporter 1 encodes MDRNNEKTHFLDSSKPVTLSPSWEAQKLPDDDLNFKGMGKVQHLPLKPPVDKWKLVFLIFLIHGLGTLMPWNMFITAKSYFEDFKLASPNANETTVYASNFMQYIGFASQIPNLIFNWLNIFVHLGGDLTKRIVYSILFELLIFIVTVLMAILDSSSWQDVFFWITMISVVLLNMANGIYQNTIYGMAATLPIKYTGAVVLGSNISGLFASIVSICSKYIFSSDRTSAIYYFITAMLILLICFDTYFALPLTQFYRYHTMLRRKEEKPLTNQPHQSTKVPYGTVLKQAAPQLFNIFFTFFITLSVFPAIHSDIKAVATDFVIPPELFASITCFLTFNLFAMLGSLTTSWIQWPKPRFLVVPVVLRVVFIPLFLLCNYLPKGIDRTLPVVITNEWVYWIIGIVMSYSSGYLSSLGMMYAPQTVQPKHQLTAGMFAAAMLITGIFSGILFSFVMPSLVAL; translated from the coding sequence ATGGATAGAAATAATGAAAAAACACATTTCCTTGACTCTTCGAAGCCAGTGACACTCTCTCCCTCCTGGGAGGCCCAAAAACTGCCAGACGATGATTTGAACTTCAAGGGTATGGGCAAGGTGCAGCACTTGCCTTTGAAACCCCCGGTAGACAAGTGGAAGTTGGTTTTCTTGATTTTTCTGATTCACGGTCTGGGCACCTTGATGCCTTGGAATATGTTCATCACGGCCAAGAGCTATTtcgaagactttaaattggcCTCGCCCAATGCCAATGAGACAACCGTATATGCCAGTAATTTTATGCAGTACATAGGCTTTGCCTCACAGATACCAAATCTTATTTTCAATTGGCTCAACATTTTCGTACATCTTGGAGGTGATCTAACCAAGCGCATTGTCTACAGCATACTCTTTGAGCTGCTTATATTCATAGTCACAGTGTTAATGGCCATACTGGATTCCAGCAGTTGGCAGGATGTATTCTTCTGGATCACCATGATCAGTGTGGTGTTGCTGAATATGGCCAATGGtatatatcaaaacaccatATATGGCATGGCGGCCACGCTGCCGATCAAATACACTGGTGCTGTGGTATTGGGCTCCAACATAAGTGGCCTCTTCGCCTCCATAGTGAGCATATGCAGCAAATATATCTTTTCTTCGGATAGAACATCGGCCATTTATTATTTCATAACGGCCATGTTGATATTGCTGATATGCTTTGACACCTATTTTGCTTTGCCACTAACGCAATTCTATCGTTACCACACCATGTTGAGACGCAAGGAGGAGAAACCCTTAACCAATCAGCCGCATCAATCAACCAAAGTGCCTTATGGGACTGTACTCAAACAGGCCGCTCCGCAATTGTTCAATATATTCTTTACCTTTTTCATTACACTGTCTGTCTTTCCGGCCATACACTCGGACATCAAGGCAGTGGCAACGGATTTCGTTATTCCACCCGAACTATTTGCTTCTATCACTTGCTTCCTAACCTTTAACCTCTTCGCCATGTTGGGCAGTCTGACAACATCATGGATTCAATGGCCAAAGCCCAGATTTTTGGTAGTACCCGTGGTGTTGCGTGTAGTCTTCATACCCCTGTTTCTGCTGTGCAACTACTTACCCAAAGGCATTGACAGAACTCTGCCGGTGGTGATTACCAACGAATGGGTGTACTGGATAATAGGCATTGTTATGTCATACAGTTCGGGCTATTTGAGTTCATTGGGTATGATGTACGCCCCACAGACGGTGCAGCCCAAGCATCAGCTTACCGCCGGTATGTTTGCTGCAGCCATGCTTATCACAGGCATTTTTTCGGGCATTCTCTTTTCATTTGTAATGCCTTCTTTGGTGGCTTTATAA